The following proteins are encoded in a genomic region of Sulfurimonas sp. HSL3-7:
- the ppk2 gene encoding polyphosphate kinase 2, which translates to MKTIFQDLDDLNRHVKGKEGRKILKELEQNFHLLRTKEGLKQLMRKKKSAKIVRDIKYEQELRELQVELIKLQNWVYKNKKRVMIIFEGRDAAGKGGAIKRFTQYLNPRKFRVVALQKPTEVETGQFYFQRYFQHLPNPGEITFFDRSWYNRAIVEPVFDFCTPEQYEKFMREVPEIEHAIIDDGIIVIKFWFSISKKNQQKRFKERMTNPLKHWKLSPVDEKAQEMWDKITYYKEEMFSRTHTGFAPWIIVDSNNKKRARLESIRYVLSKIPYDGKEDAGIDLHHNPEIVERYHKRTHAEKSKFVKRA; encoded by the coding sequence ATGAAAACGATATTTCAGGATCTGGATGATCTCAACAGACACGTAAAGGGCAAAGAGGGCAGAAAGATTCTTAAAGAGCTGGAACAGAACTTTCATCTGCTCAGAACAAAAGAGGGTCTCAAACAGCTAATGCGCAAGAAGAAGAGCGCCAAAATCGTACGCGACATCAAATACGAGCAGGAGCTCAGAGAGCTGCAGGTCGAACTGATCAAGCTCCAGAACTGGGTCTACAAAAACAAAAAACGGGTGATGATCATTTTCGAAGGGCGCGACGCCGCAGGCAAAGGGGGCGCGATTAAACGCTTTACCCAGTACCTCAATCCGAGAAAGTTCAGGGTCGTGGCCCTGCAGAAACCGACCGAAGTCGAAACGGGGCAGTTCTATTTTCAACGCTATTTCCAGCACCTGCCGAATCCGGGTGAAATCACCTTTTTTGACCGAAGCTGGTACAACCGCGCCATCGTCGAACCGGTCTTTGACTTCTGTACACCCGAACAGTACGAAAAGTTCATGCGCGAAGTCCCCGAGATCGAACATGCCATTATCGACGACGGCATCATCGTGATCAAGTTCTGGTTCTCTATCTCGAAAAAGAACCAGCAAAAACGGTTCAAAGAGCGTATGACCAACCCGCTTAAACACTGGAAACTGAGCCCCGTTGACGAAAAAGCGCAGGAAATGTGGGACAAGATCACCTATTACAAAGAGGAGATGTTCAGCCGTACCCATACCGGTTTCGCCCCGTGGATCATTGTCGACAGCAATAACAAAAAAAGGGCACGGCTCGAATCCATACGCTACGTGCTCTCCAAGATCCCTTATGACGGAAAAGAGGATGCCGGAATCGATCTTCACCACAATCCCGAGATCGTTGAACGCTATCACAAACGTACGCATGCAGAGAAGTCCAAATTTGTAAAAAGAGCATAG
- a CDS encoding GNAT family N-acetyltransferase, with product MENNYELVHNATECQYEYHIEGHLARVTYEEENGVLHLTHTFVPKELGGRGIAGALVKAVMDDIEKRALKMKPCCSYIVAYVKRHPECEKLL from the coding sequence ATGGAAAACAACTACGAACTGGTACACAACGCAACGGAATGCCAATACGAATACCACATCGAAGGTCATCTGGCGCGTGTCACCTATGAAGAGGAGAACGGTGTTCTGCACCTGACACACACCTTCGTACCCAAAGAGCTGGGCGGACGAGGGATCGCAGGAGCACTGGTCAAGGCTGTGATGGACGATATTGAAAAGAGAGCACTAAAGATGAAGCCGTGCTGCTCCTACATCGTCGCCTACGTCAAAAGACACCCGGAGTGCGAAAAGCTCCTATAA
- a CDS encoding sensor domain-containing diguanylate cyclase, whose protein sequence is MNLNYRTVLIITFLLVTLSVSLSVINYIISLQSMQKQLTERSLPLTVDNIYTEIQKHIIEPNLVSSMMAHDTFLKEWLINNEVDVGRITKYLETIKNKYGMFTTFLVSEQTGNYYTSDGLIEKVKKENPNNAWYFSFKKLQNTHEINLDFNAHIDAAMIMFINHKIMDDQFHMIGATGIGLKISYINDMLKWFRQQYHFKVLFLNEEGKIVLNERGVDAIKHLKEVPELYALKKDIISKTGSMLKYEIDGEPYLLNTKYIPELDLYLLVEAKVTQFTEEVTQTFYLNLILSLLVTALITVIILLTVKGHHRELEYHANNDILTRLPNRRAFNEAFQRFFLLYKRKANPITLLFFDLDDFKQVNDTLGHNVGDRVLVRVAEILRINVRETDLMARWGGEEFIVALIDTGIEDAYIIAEKIKEHIENDVQLHETANRRVTASFGLTGVNEHDTIDSLLKRVDDALYEAKKQGKNTIVVR, encoded by the coding sequence GTGAACTTAAATTACCGTACCGTCTTGATCATTACTTTCTTACTGGTGACCTTGTCGGTGAGCCTGTCCGTCATCAACTACATCATCTCGCTGCAGTCGATGCAGAAACAGCTTACCGAACGCTCCCTCCCGCTGACGGTTGACAATATCTACACGGAGATCCAGAAGCACATCATCGAGCCCAACCTGGTCTCATCGATGATGGCGCATGACACCTTTTTGAAAGAGTGGCTGATCAACAACGAAGTCGATGTCGGGAGAATTACGAAGTACCTCGAGACCATCAAGAACAAATACGGCATGTTTACGACCTTTCTGGTCTCGGAACAAACGGGCAACTACTATACCTCGGACGGCCTTATTGAAAAGGTGAAAAAGGAGAACCCGAACAACGCCTGGTACTTCTCCTTTAAGAAGCTTCAGAACACCCACGAGATCAACCTCGATTTTAACGCGCATATCGATGCCGCCATGATCATGTTCATCAACCATAAGATCATGGACGATCAGTTCCACATGATCGGGGCCACGGGCATCGGGCTGAAGATCTCCTACATCAACGATATGCTCAAGTGGTTCCGCCAGCAGTATCACTTCAAGGTACTTTTTCTCAACGAGGAAGGCAAGATCGTGCTCAACGAACGGGGTGTGGATGCGATCAAACATCTTAAAGAGGTGCCGGAACTCTATGCCCTTAAAAAAGATATCATAAGCAAGACGGGGAGCATGCTCAAATACGAGATTGACGGTGAACCGTACCTGCTCAATACCAAGTATATCCCGGAACTCGATCTCTACCTTCTGGTCGAGGCGAAGGTGACGCAGTTTACCGAGGAGGTGACGCAGACCTTCTATCTGAATCTCATCCTGTCGCTGCTGGTGACCGCATTGATCACCGTTATCATTCTTTTGACGGTCAAAGGGCATCACCGGGAGCTGGAGTATCACGCCAATAACGATATTTTGACGCGACTCCCGAATCGCCGTGCCTTTAACGAAGCGTTCCAGCGTTTTTTTCTGCTGTACAAGCGCAAAGCAAACCCCATAACGCTGCTCTTTTTCGATCTGGATGATTTTAAACAGGTCAATGACACCCTTGGGCACAATGTTGGCGACAGGGTGCTGGTGCGTGTTGCAGAGATTCTTCGGATTAACGTCCGTGAGACGGACCTCATGGCACGATGGGGCGGGGAAGAGTTTATCGTCGCGCTGATCGATACCGGGATCGAAGACGCCTACATTATTGCAGAGAAGATCAAGGAGCACATCGAGAATGATGTTCAGTTGCATGAGACGGCAAACCGGCGGGTCACCGCGAGTTTCGGTCTGACGGGCGTTAACGAACACGACACGATTGATTCGCTGCTCAAACGGGTCGATGATGCGTTGTATGAAGCGAAGAAACAAGGAAAGAACACGATCGTCGTGCGATAG